ATGCTCTGTTCCAGCGCGACGTTCACTACCTCGTGCGCGACGGCCAGATCGTGATCGTCGACGAGTTCACCGGCCGTGCCATGCCGGGAAGGCGCTGGTCCGAAGGTCTCCACCAGGCGATCGAGGCCAAGGAGGGCGTGGAAATCCAGGCCGAAAACCAGACGCTCGCCTCGATTACATTCCAGAACTTCTTCCGCCTCTACGACAAGCTCGCCGGCATGACCGGTACCGCGGATACCGAGGCCTACGAATTCCAGCATATCTATGGTCTGGAAGTGGCCGTTGTCCCGACACACCGGCCGATGATTCGTACCGATCACAACGATCTCATCTTCCTCAACCAGGATGATAAGTACCAGGCGATCGTTGAAGACATCAAGGACTGCAACAGCCGAGGCCAGCCGGTGCTGGTCGGCACGACATCGATCGAGAGCTCGGAGCTCATCTCCGACGCCCTGCGCAAGTCCGCTATTCACCACGAGGTACTCAACGCCAAGGAGAATGAGCGCGAGGCGGGGATCATCGCGGAGGCCGGCCAGCCCGGAGCCGTCACGATAGCCACCAACATGGCCGGCCGCGGCACCGATATCGTCCTCGGCGGCAATTTCGATGTCGAAGCAGCCGAGCTCGGAGAAGATGCCCCGGCGGATCGCCGCGAGGCATTGCGAGCCGACTGGCAGGACCGGCATGACCGGGTGATCGAGGCGGGCGGCCTGCACGTGATCGGCACCGAGCGGCATGAATCACGGCGTATCGACAATCAGCTCCGCGGGCGTTCCGGCCGACAGGGCGACCCGGGGTCGACCCGCTTTTTCCTCTCGCTCGATGACAGTCTTCTGCGGATCTTCGCCTCCGAGCGTGTCTCGGGGATGATGCAGCGGCTGGGCATGCAGGAGGGCGAGGCGATCGAGAGTGGCATGGTCTCGCGGGTGATCGAGAATGCGCAGCGCAAGGTCGAGGCGCATAACTTCGACATGCGCAAGCACTTGCTCGAGTTCGACGACGTCGCCAACGACCAGCGCAGCGTGGTCTATGCCCAGCGCAACGAACTGCTCAACTCCGATGACATCTCCGGGACGATTGTGGACATGCAGAACGATGTCCTCTCGGAGCTGCTCGATACGCATATGCCGCCGGGGACCATCGACGATCAGTGGGATATCCCCGCGCTCGAGGAGGCGCTGCAGTCGCAGTTCGGCATCAATGCTCCCGTGGGGCAATGGCTCGAGGAGGAAGACGAGCTCGACCGCGACGGCGTTCTCGAGCGGCTTCGGCAGACAGTGGTCGATCGTTACACCGAAAAGGAAGAGCAGGTCACCGCCATAGGCGTGAACATGCGCGAGGTCGAGAAGAGCTTCCTGCTGCAGGTCCTGGACAATCAGTGGAAGGAGCATCTGGCGGCGATGGACTTCATGCGCCAGGGGATCGGACTGCGCGGGATGGCGCAGCGCAACCCCAAGCAGGAGTTCAAGAAAGAAGCCTTCGCGATGTTCCAGGAGATGCTCGACGGCATCAAGCGGGAGACGATTCGCATCCTGTTCAACGTCAATGTTCGCAGCCCCGAGGATGCCCGGGCAGCGGAGGCGCAGCGCGACGACGAACGGGCCCGGGCCATGCAGTTCGAGCATGCGCAGGCCAACGCGCTGCATGATGACGAGGGGGCCTCCGCCGCGGCATCGACCGGGGAGGCGCAGGCAGAGGACGACCGGCAGCCATTCGTGCGTGGCGAACGCAAGGTCGGCCGTAATGAGCTCTGTCCCTGCGGCTCCGGGAAGAAATACAAGCATTGCCATGGCCGGCTGTAACCGGGGGTATGGGTAATGGCCGTATCCGAGTCGCCCCTGCCGGTTCTGCACCCCGTGCCCGGTGTTCGCATCGGGGTGGTGGAGGCCGCGGTCCGCAAGGCCGGTAGTAATGATCTGGTGGTGATGGCCCTCGACGAGGGGAGCCAGGTCGCCGGCGTGTTCACCCGCAATCTGTTTCGCGCCGCGCCGGTGCGCTTCGCCGAGTCGCATCTGCGCGATGACGATCCCCGCTACCTGCTGATCAATACCGGCAATGCCAATGCCGGCACCGGTCAGGCCGGTGATCGGGCCGTGCAGCAGAATTGTGCCGCGCTCGCTGACCAGACGGGCTGTCGGTCAACCCAGGTCATCCCCTATTCCACCGGTGTAATCGGCGAACCCCTGCCGGCGGATCGTATCGATGCGGCATTGCCCGCGGCCATCGACGGACTACAGGCCGATCACTGGGCCGAGGCGGCGGATGCCATCCGCACCACGGACACACGCCCCAAGGGCAGAAGCCTGCGGCTCGAGCTCTCCGGAGGCACGATCACCCTGACAGGCATCGCCAAGGGCTCGGGTATGATTCGCCCGGATATGGCTACCATGCTTGCCTACATCGCGACCGATGCCGTCATTGATGCGGCAAGCCTGCGGCGTATGCTGCGCGATGCCGTCGCGGTCAGCTTTAACCGTATTACCGTGGATGGCGATACCTCCACGAACGATGCCTGCACGCTCATCGCTACCTCGGCGAGCGGCGTGACGCTGGCGGATGCATCCGATCGCGAGCGTTTTCTGGACGCACTCACCACGATGTGCACGGCGCTGGCGCGGGAAATCGTTGCCGATGGCGAGGGTGCAACCCGTGACCTTGCGATTCGCGTTACCGGTGCGCGGACCACCGCCGAGGCCGAGCAAGTGGCCTTTACCGTGGCCGAGTCGCCGCTGGTCAAGACGGCCCTGTTCGCCGCCGATCCCAACTGGGGCCGCATTCTGGCCGCGGTTGGGCGCGCCGGGATACGCGATCTCGACGTCGACCGCGTGCGCATCGGCATTGGTGACTGCCGGATTGTCGAAGGCGGCGGGCTGAGCCCGCACTACGATGAGTCGGCGGCGGCGGCGTGTATGGCCGCCGATCACGTGAGCATGACCATCGATCTCGACCGCGGTGGCGAGACGGCGACGGTCTGGACCTGTGATTTCTCCTACGACTACGTGCGCATCAATGCCGAGTACCGAAGCTGACCCGCACCGGCTGCGGGTAGCGGTCGGCGTTGTTCGGGATGGACAGGGCCGGGTTCTGACCGCTCGCCGGGCGGCCCACCGTCATCAGGGAAATCGCTGGGAATTCCCCGGCGGCAAGGTCGAGCCCGGTGAGTCCGTCGAGGCGGCGCTGGCCCGCGAGCTCGCCGAGGAGCTGGGCCTGACGGTCGAGCGCAGCCGCCCTCTGATCGACGTTACCCATGATTACGGCGACCGTGAGGTCGAGTTGCAGGTCCGCGACGTGACCCACTGGTCGGGACCGCCTGTCGGCCGAGAGGGTCAGCCGCTGCGCTGGGTGTCGCCGGAAGCACTGGATCCGGACGAATTCCCGGCCGCCAACCAGCCGATCATCACGGCGACACGCCTGCCGCCGCATTACGTCATCAGTGCCGACTGCGACGAATCGTCGTCGTGGCTGGACACGCTCGAACGTGTGCTGGCTCGCGGTGAGCGCCTGGTCCAGTTTCGGGTGCAATCGAGAGGAGCGGCGCGGCGCTCGCTGGCGCTTGATGCCCTGGCGCGTTGCCGTGCGATGGGCGCGTCCCTGCTGATTAATGGAACGCCCGAGGAGGTGCGCGGGATCGGCGCCGACGGCATCCACCTGACGGCGGCGCAGCTTGCGGAATGCGTGTCCCGGCCGCTGTCATCGGCCTACTGGGTGGCGGCGTCCTGCCACAATGCCGTCGAGCTTGAACGAGCGGTCGCCTGCGGCGTCGATTTCGTGGTGCTCAGTCCGGTCAAGCCGACCGCCAGTCACCCCGATACCTGTCCCCTGGGGTGGCCGGCGTTCGCCGAGGCAGCGGCAGCGATGACCGTTCCCGTCTACGCACTCGGCGGAATGCAATCGGGCGATGTTGATGTTGCCCGCGCCAGCGGCGGCCAGGGCATTGCCGGTATTTCGGGGTTGTGGCGCTAGTCGTCCTCTTCCGGCGAGGCCGGGTCACCGGGGATCTGGTGGCGTTCATCCAGCCAGTCGCCGAGATCGATCATTCGGCAGCGCCGCGAACAGAACGGACGGTAGGGTGAATCCGTCGTCCACGGGACTCGCTCGCCGCATTGCGGACAGGCCACGGTGGGGGGCGTGTCAGATGACACAGCGCTCAAGGATGAATGCAACATCGTCGTCCGCCTGGTTGGGGCGTTCCCCCTGTGTGGGCTGCTGGAGGAAACGGATATTACAGAAATGCCGGCTGCCGCTCACCTCGGGATAGCAATGCATTGAGCGCGGGATTTTCACGCGCAGCATCTGGTAGGGCGTAGCGCGATCGAGGGTGGCCTGGAAGCTGCCGCCACTGGCTACCTCGTTAACCGGGTCGGCACTATCGCGCAGCAGTCTGATCACCAGTGCGGTGCCCTGGTCCATCAGCCGAAAGGCACCATGCCATTGCTCGAGCAGGGCACGTCGTTGTGAGACCTCGCTCTCCAGCCACAGATGATAGCCGGGCAGGTCGAAGGCGCAGGTGCCACCGGGTACGCCGGCGCGCTGCTCGATGGTGGTCAGGAATTCATTGTTGCGGACAACGGAAGGAATGCCGGTGGGAGCCTCGCGGAGTTGCCGGGCGATGTCGCGGCACTCTGCGAGGACCGGCTCCAGGCGCCGCTCATCGACCTCGGGCCGGGCCTGCAGTTTCTCGAGGCTCGCCAGAATGCGCTCCAGCTCTTTTTGCAGTTCCGAGCGCACATCGCTGCGGCTGAGCAGCGCGGTAATGTCGAGCAGCGCATCCACGGCCATGCGGGTATGCCATTTCGAATCGCCCTCGATTCCGAAGCGAAGGTTGTTGAACAGGAATTCCAGTCGCAGAAATGTGCGCATCCGCTCATTGAGCGGATACTCGTATATCATCTCGTCGGTTCCGGGAATGGTTGTGTCCACGCTGGCCCCTCGTTGCCTTGCGGAGATTGTCGCTCAGAGATCATCGACTCGCCAAATCGGGGTGTGGAATCAGTGGCCGGTAGCGGTCCGGAGATATCGATCGTGCAGGTCGGCCACCTGGCCGTCGAGCGCCCCGCTCTCACCATCGTTGGTGATGACGTCATCCGCGATTGCCAGCCGGGCCTGGCGATCCGCCTGACTGGAAAGTATCCGATCGGCCTCGCCCGGATCCGTGCCGTCTCGCTGCATGAGCCGCTCGCGTTGTCGATCCGGTGGCGCGTCGACCACCAGTACTCGATCCATCAGCTCGATCCAGCCCGCCTCGAGTAGAAGGGGAACCACGATCAGGGCATAGGGCTCGCGGACCTTGGCCAGTGTCTCGGCCACCGCGGTGCGAATACGCGGGTGCGTGATCGCCTCGAGATCGCGCCGGGCGAAGGGGTCGGCAAAAATCCGCTGTCGCAACGCCGGGCGATCGAGATGACCATTAGTGCCGATAACATCGGTGCCGAAGCGCTCACGAATGGCGTCGAGGCCGGCGGTGCCGGGTGCGACCACGGCCCGGGCCAGCCTGTCGGTATCGATGACCGCTGCCCCCAGCGCCTCGAATCGTCGACTGACCGCGGTCTTGCCGCTCGCGATACCGCCGGTCAGGCCAACGACCAGCCCGGGGCGACGTCGACTGTCGGATCCTCCACTGTCCATCCCGGCAGTCTAATCGAAGTGGCCAGCTGGTGTGTGAGTTCATATCACCGAGCCGAGCTGGAAGACCGGCAGATACATGGCGAGGACAAGGCCGCCAATCAACAAACCGAGGATGCTCATGATGAGCGGCTCGATCGCGGTACCGAGCGTCTCGATTCCCTGGCTCAACTCCGCTTCCTGACGATCCGCAATCCGCTCTAGCACGCCTGGTAGCCGGCCGGCCGCTTCTCCGGTAGCGATCATTCTTGCCGTGCTTGCCTCGAAACGCTGCGTGCGCTCGACCGCGAAGGCAAGTGACCGACCGTCCCGCAGGTCATCCGTAATCCGCATCACCGCCCGTTGATAGGGCAGCGTACCGAGTGTACCGGCAACGGTGGGGAGGGCCTCGGCAAGGGGAGCACCGGCCTGCATGAGGATCGCCAGCGTGCGGGCGAAGCGCGCGGTTTCGGCACGCTCGACCAGGCCGCCGGTGATCGGAATCCGGAGTACGATCCGGTGACGGATCTGTCTGAGTGGCGTGTAGTGCCGGGTGAGGACAAGCCATGCAGCGGTCCCGCCCACAGCGCCGATCAGACCCAGCCAGCCATCACTGCGAAGCCACGTGGACAGTCCGATGACATGACGGGTGAAGGTCGGCAGCTCGGCACCGAAGCCATGGAAAAGCGCCTCGAACCGGGGCACTACAAACATTAAAAGCGCCGTGCTGACGACAAGAGCCACGCCGAGCACGATCAGCGGGTAGAGCATTGCCCGGCGCAGGCGATGCCGTATCGCCGCAGTGCACTCGCGGTCATTCGCGATTCGCTCGAGCAGCGTATCCAGTTCGCCGGACTGCTCCCCGGCCCGGATCAGGCCGCAGACCAACGGATCGAAATGCGCGGGTTGGGTAGCAAAAGCAACAGAGAGTGGTGTACCGGTGGCGATTTCGTCTCTGAGCTCGCTGGCAAGGCGTCGCAGACCGGGCTGTCTGTCCTCGCGGGCGACCATCGCCATGGCGTCGATCAATGGCACGCCAGCGCTGCTCAACGTTGCGAGTTGGCGAAGGAGCGCGTTGATGTGCCGCGACCGAAGCCTCGGATTCGAGGGCGTCAACACACGCTCCAGCCAACCCGGCATCCGGATCGAGTACTCGACGGCAATGCCGTGGCCGCCCAGTTGACGACGGAGGTGACCCGGATCGGTCGCCGGCGTCAGGCCGTGCCGATGGCGGCCATCCAGGTCGCTGCCGCACCAGCCGTAGGTCGCCATGCCCGTCACGACCGGGTCACCCGGTCTATCTCGCTCCGGCTGGTCAGTCCCCGGGCGGCCTTGGCCATGCCCGTATCGCGGAGCGTTCGCAGTCCCGAGAAAGCCGTTTCGGTCGCAATGGCGGCGTCATCGTCGGCACGGAGGATTCGCCGGCCGAGGCTGTCGGTCATTGGCAAGACCTCGTGGATGCCCACACGGCCGCGATAGCCGTGGTGGCAGCGCTGACAGCCATCGGCCTCGAACCAACCGCCCTCGTCCGACGCCGATCCGGCCGGCCGGCGGCAATGAGGGCACAACCGCCGGATCAGCCGCTGCGCACTGATCAAGATCACCGACGCAGCGATGCTCCAGCGCGGGATGCCCATGTTGATCAGCCGCGTGATCGCTCCCGCAGCGGTGTTGGTGTGCAGGGTCGAGAGGACGAGGTGACCGGTCTGAGCGGCCTTGATAGCGATCTCGGCGGTTTCCCGATCGCGGATTTCGCCGACCATCATTACGTCCGGATCCTGGCGCAGGAACGCTCGCAGGAGGCTGGGAAAATCCAGGCCGATGCGGTGATTGACGGCGATCTGATTGATGCCGGGGAGCTTGATCTCGACAGGATCTTCGACGGTGAGGATGTTGCGGCTGCTCTGGTTGAGCTGTTGCAGGGCGCTGTAGAGCGTGACGGTCTTCCCGGAACCGGTGGGGCCGGTCACCAGAATCATGCCGTGGGGCCGTTCGATGGCGGCCCGGTAGGCGGCAAGCTGATCGGCTTCCATCCCCAGGCTATCCAGATCCAGCGTGGTGGCAGCGGGATCGAGCAGACGCAACACCAGCTTCTCGCCGAATAACGTGGGCAGGCTGCTTACGCGGAAATCGACGCCGTCGCCCGCTCCGCTGCCGAGTCGCAGCCGGCCATCCTGCGGCAGTCGGCGCTCGGCGATATCCATGCGCGCCATGATTTTGAGACGTGCGGCGAGCCGGTCGGCCATGTCCCGGGGCGGCCGGGCCGCCTCGTGCAGGATGCCGTCGTGGCGGAATCTCACCCGGCAGTGGGTCTCGAAGGGCTCGAGGTGGATGTCGGACACCTCTTCGCGAATGGCCCGTCGGAGAAGCTCGTTGATGTAGCGGATGACGGGCGTGTCGTCGGGTGGATCGGCCGATGAGGTATCCCGCACTTCCTCGGCGCGTGACGCCGATGCCAGCTCGTCGGCAGCGGCACCAACACCCCCTTCCGTCAGTACTGCGATACGGGCGTGCAGATCGGCCTCGTCGGCGATGACCGGTACGACCGGCAGACCGGTATGGAAACGCAACTCGTCCAGTGCGGTGGTATTGGCGGGATCGGAAACGGCGATGCGCAGGAGGCCCTCGCTTATCCGTAATGGCAGTGCATTGAGGCGCAGTATCAGATCGGTGTCGATCTGCTCCATAACCTCTGGATCGGGGTCGAGTGACGCGGCCGCAGCGCGCTCGATACCGAACACGCTGGATGCCGTATCGGCGATGACGGCCGACGGCAGAGCGCCACTGTCGAGTAGCTGCCTGACCAGCGTACAGCCGGAACGCCGCGCCTCGGCGACGATGGCGTCGACGGTTGTCGCGTCAACCGCCTGCTGCTGAATCAGCCGTTTCGCCAGGGCCGGGCGAACGTCCACCGTGTTCATTGCGTCTTCCTCCACAGATGCTGGAGGGCCGACTTTAAGCGAACGGAAACGGGCGGGATGTCGCCGGGATCACAGATCCACGTGATCGGTAAGGGGCAAGACGCATGGAGTGCATGTAAGTGGTTTTGCGGATGAATGAGCCAACAGCCGGAGCTACCTTATTCGGTAACGGCACATCACGGGAGAAACAGAATGAGTGCAAAGACCGAAGCGGTTGGTAATACCAGCTCCATCGCATCCATGGCTGGCCATGCGCACTGGCTACTGCGGGCGGCCATCGCCGGCGTATTCCTTTTCCATGGTCTACAGAAATTCCTTGGCCCCGGCATCGAGGGCTTCTCCAGCATGATGGGCCTGCCGGTATTGATTGCCTTCCTCGTTGCTGTTGCTGAAGTGCTTGGTGGCGCAGGCATTCTGGCGGGTGGCGCCATGCGCAGCCAGCTCGGAGATGCCATAACTCGTCTGGCGGGCGCGGCGGTCGTACCGGTCATGGCCGGTGCGATCATCATGGTTCACTGGGGACGATGGAATTTCACGCCGACAGAAGCCCACCCGATGGGCGGAATGGAATTCCAGGCAGTGCTGCTATTGATCGCCCTTTACTTCATCGTGCGGGGCAACGACACCTGAAAGGCAGGACCGGGGATTTGCGGGGAAACTGGTCGGAGTAGCAGGATTCGAACCTACGACCTCTGCCTCCCGAAGGCAGCGCTCTACCAAGCTGAGCTATACTCCGAAGATCGGTTAATACTCGCGACCGACAGCAAATTCCGCGAGGCCACGAAGCGCCTCGCGGAAGGGACTGTCACCGAAGGCTGCGAGCGCCCTGATGGCTCGCTCGGCCTCTTGTTCCGCGAGGTCGCGAGTATAGGCAATCGAGCCGGTGCGCGCAATCACTGCCGCGACTTCGGCGATGTCGTTTCGGCCGCCGCTCTCTATGGCGTCGCGAACAATGGCGCGGCCGGCGGGATCGGCGTTGGCCATGCAGTGGATTAACGGCAGTGTGGGTTTGCCCTCGGCCAGATCGTCTCCGATGTTCTTGCCGATCGCGCCGGCATCGCCATCGTAATCGAGGGCGTCATCGGCGAGCTGGAAGGCAATACCCAGGCGGCGGCCATATTTGGCGGCGGCATCCAGTCGCGCTCGGTCCGCCGGGTTGTTCAGTCCTACCGCCAGCTGGCAGCCGGCTTCGAAAAGGACGGCGGTTTTCCGATAGATAACCTGCTGGTAGCGATCTTCGGTCACATCCGGGTCGTGGACGTGCATCAACTGCATGACCTCGCCCTCGGCGATGCGGTTGGTGGTTCGCGAGAACAGCGCCATGACCGCCATATCGTCGAGTTCCACCATCATCTGGAAGGCGCGGGTGTAGAGGAAATCGCCGACCAGAACACTCGCTTCATTACCCCAGATCTGATTTGCCGTATCGCGACCGCGCCTGACCGCGGACTCGTCGACGACATCATCATGGAGCAGCGTAGCGGTGTGGATGAGCTCGACGGTGGCGCCGAGGAGGGCATGGCGGTCGTCTCCGTCTGCATGTCCCGCAGCCCGGGCCATCAGGAGCGCAACCATGGGGCGCAGGCGCTTGCCGCCGCCACCGATAATGTAATGACCAAGCTGATTGATGAGGGCGACGTCCGACTGGAGTCGATCCTGGATAATCCGGTCGACCACGGACATATCGTCCGCGACCGGCCTGCGAATGGCGGCGATCTCCATGCGGATGGCATCTCGAGGTAAATTAGGAAACTGGATGCTAGGAATCGCCGCTGGGGGTGTCAAGCGTGACCCCCGTATCGCGTTGACCCCGGGCGCGAATCCGACTATTCTCTCACGGTTTTGGAACAACCTTCTGGAGTCGTTCAGATGTACGCGGTAATCAAGTCGGGTGGCAAGCAGTATCGGGTCGCCGAGGGCGATCTGCTGCAGGTCGAAAAACTCAATGCCGAGGCCGGCGAAACCGTGAGTTTCGACGACGTCCTGCTCGTCGCCGATGGTGATGACGTAAAGGTCGGAACGCCACGCCTCGAGGGAGGTGCGGTCTCGGCGGAGGTAATCTCGCAGAGCCGGGCCCGCAAGATCGAGGTGGTCAAATTCAAGCGCCGTCAGGACTACCAGCGCCACTACGGCCATCGCCAGCATTATACGGAAGTCCGTATTACCGGCATCCAGGCCGGCTAGCCCCGGCCCCTGATAACGGAGACAGTATCAATGGCACATAAAAAGGCAGGCGGCAGTACACGTAACGGCCGCGACTCGCATTCGAAACGGCTGGGTGTGAAGCGCTTCGGCGGCCAGGCCGTCACCGCGGGCAGCATCATCGTGCGCCAGCGCGGCACCCGTTTCCATGCCGGGCAGAACGTTGGCACCGGGAACGACTACACCCTGTTCGCCAAGGTGGATGGCGAAGTGGTGTTCGCGCGCAAGGGTCCGCTCAAACGGCGGGTCGTGAGCATCCAGCCGGCGGGCTGACAGCACCCGGCAGCAGACCTGGACTCGGCCCCGCCACGCGCGGGGCTTTTTGATTGCGGCGGTTGGACAGCACATGAAATTCGTGGACGAAGCCAGCATTCGTGTGACGGCCGGCGACGGTGGCAATGGCTGCGTCAGCTTCCGTCGCGAGAAATACGTCCCGCGCGGCGGACCGGACGGTGGTGACGGGGGGCATGGTGGCAGCGTCTGGCTCGAAGCCGACTCCGGACTCAATACACTGGCCGATTTCCGCCATACCCGTCGATTTGCGGCAGAGCGGGGACACGATGGTCAGGGACGCCAGATGACCGGGCGTTCGGGTGAGGATATTACCGTGCCCGTCCCGGTGGGTACGCTGGTCAAGGATCGCGAGACCGGAGAGGTCATCGGTGATCTGACCGCTCACGGTAAGCGCCTCTGTGTCGCCGAGGCGGGGCGTGGCGGTCTCGGCAACGTCCACTTCAAGAGCGCGACCAACCGCACGCCGCGGCGATCGGTTCCGGGTACCGACGGAGAGCGGCGCGACATTTCCCTCGAACTCCAGCTCCTTGCGGATGTCGGGCTGCTGGGTCTCCCCAACGCCGGCAAATCGACTTTTCTCCGGGCCGTCTCGGCGGCACGGCCGCGGGTCGCTGATTATCCGTTCACGACACTCCATCCCGGCCTCGGAGTTGTAAGGATCGGATCCGGAAGCAGCTTCACCGTGGCCGATATACCGGGGCTGATCGAGGGGGCGGCCCAGGGCGCGGGCCTGGGTACCCGTTTCCTGCGGCATCTGGCCCGGACGCGCCTGTTGCTCCATCTGGTAGATATCGCCGGCCTTTACGAAAACCGTGATCTCGCGGCGGATGTTCGCACAGTCACCGAAGAGCTTGCGGCCTATGGCCATGAGCTGACCGCCCGCGAGCGCTGGCTCGTCATCAATAAGGCCGACCTCTTCCCGGAAGACGAACACACGGCGGTGGTAGCGTCGCTCCGCGAATCACTTGCCTGGCAGGGACCGCTCTATCTGATTTCCGCCGAGACGGGCCGAGGGACTGATGCTCTCTGCCAGGCGGTCATGCAACATCTCCAGGGAAACGATGAGCCGCACTGACCCGAACCGTCGAAGCCGCTGGGTTATCAAGGTGGGTAGCGCGCTGGTCACCGATAACGGGCGCGGACTCGACCATGAGCGTATCGGAGACTGGGTGCGCCAGATCGTTGCGGCGCGTGCGCAGGGCATCGACGTGGTGCTCGTATCCTCCGGGTCGGTCGCAGAGGGGGTGCGAAGACTGGGGTGGTCACGACGGCCGAAGGCGCTCCACCAGCTGCAGGCCGCCGCCTCGGTCGGGCAGATGGGCGTGGTGCAGGCCTACGAGACCCGTTTCCAGCGATTTGATGTGCGCACCGGGCAGATCCTGCTGACCCATGAGGATCTGGCGGATCGCCAGCGCTATCTCAACGCGCGGGTCACGCTGCGCGCGCTACTGGAGCTGGGCGTCGTGCCGGTGGTCAACGAAAACGACACCATTGCCACGGATGAGATCCGCTTCGGCGACAACGACACACTGGCAGCGCTTGTCACCAACCTCGTCGAGGCCGATCAGCTGGTGATTCTCACCGACCAGGCCGGACTTTTTAATGCCGATCCCCGCCAGGATGCGTCGGCGCGGCTGATCCGCCATGCAGCGGCTGAGGATGAAGCGCTGGAGCGACTCTGCTCGGATGCGCCGGGAGTCCTGGGTAGCGGTGGCATGCGAACCAAGGTGGTGGCGGCCAGACGGGCTGCCCGATCCGGAGCAATGACGCGGATCGCTTCGGGGCGCGAGCCGGATGTGTTGCAACGGATCGCCGCCGGCGAGGCCGTCGGCACCTGTCTCGAGCCCTCACGCGAGCCCCTCGTGGCGCGTAAGCAATGGATTGCCGGTCAGCTACAGCTGCGGGGTCGCCTCTGGCTCGATGAAGGTGCGGTCGAGGTGATTCGTGGGTATGGC
The Spiribacter vilamensis DNA segment above includes these coding regions:
- a CDS encoding GspE/PulE family protein → MNTVDVRPALAKRLIQQQAVDATTVDAIVAEARRSGCTLVRQLLDSGALPSAVIADTASSVFGIERAAAASLDPDPEVMEQIDTDLILRLNALPLRISEGLLRIAVSDPANTTALDELRFHTGLPVVPVIADEADLHARIAVLTEGGVGAAADELASASRAEEVRDTSSADPPDDTPVIRYINELLRRAIREEVSDIHLEPFETHCRVRFRHDGILHEAARPPRDMADRLAARLKIMARMDIAERRLPQDGRLRLGSGAGDGVDFRVSSLPTLFGEKLVLRLLDPAATTLDLDSLGMEADQLAAYRAAIERPHGMILVTGPTGSGKTVTLYSALQQLNQSSRNILTVEDPVEIKLPGINQIAVNHRIGLDFPSLLRAFLRQDPDVMMVGEIRDRETAEIAIKAAQTGHLVLSTLHTNTAAGAITRLINMGIPRWSIAASVILISAQRLIRRLCPHCRRPAGSASDEGGWFEADGCQRCHHGYRGRVGIHEVLPMTDSLGRRILRADDDAAIATETAFSGLRTLRDTGMAKAARGLTSRSEIDRVTRS
- a CDS encoding DoxX family protein; amino-acid sequence: MSAKTEAVGNTSSIASMAGHAHWLLRAAIAGVFLFHGLQKFLGPGIEGFSSMMGLPVLIAFLVAVAEVLGGAGILAGGAMRSQLGDAITRLAGAAVVPVMAGAIIMVHWGRWNFTPTEAHPMGGMEFQAVLLLIALYFIVRGNDT
- a CDS encoding polyprenyl synthetase family protein, with amino-acid sequence MEIAAIRRPVADDMSVVDRIIQDRLQSDVALINQLGHYIIGGGGKRLRPMVALLMARAAGHADGDDRHALLGATVELIHTATLLHDDVVDESAVRRGRDTANQIWGNEASVLVGDFLYTRAFQMMVELDDMAVMALFSRTTNRIAEGEVMQLMHVHDPDVTEDRYQQVIYRKTAVLFEAGCQLAVGLNNPADRARLDAAAKYGRRLGIAFQLADDALDYDGDAGAIGKNIGDDLAEGKPTLPLIHCMANADPAGRAIVRDAIESGGRNDIAEVAAVIARTGSIAYTRDLAEQEAERAIRALAAFGDSPFREALRGLAEFAVGREY
- the rplU gene encoding 50S ribosomal protein L21, with the protein product MYAVIKSGGKQYRVAEGDLLQVEKLNAEAGETVSFDDVLLVADGDDVKVGTPRLEGGAVSAEVISQSRARKIEVVKFKRRQDYQRHYGHRQHYTEVRITGIQAG
- the rpmA gene encoding 50S ribosomal protein L27, with the translated sequence MAHKKAGGSTRNGRDSHSKRLGVKRFGGQAVTAGSIIVRQRGTRFHAGQNVGTGNDYTLFAKVDGEVVFARKGPLKRRVVSIQPAG
- the cgtA gene encoding Obg family GTPase CgtA, coding for MKFVDEASIRVTAGDGGNGCVSFRREKYVPRGGPDGGDGGHGGSVWLEADSGLNTLADFRHTRRFAAERGHDGQGRQMTGRSGEDITVPVPVGTLVKDRETGEVIGDLTAHGKRLCVAEAGRGGLGNVHFKSATNRTPRRSVPGTDGERRDISLELQLLADVGLLGLPNAGKSTFLRAVSAARPRVADYPFTTLHPGLGVVRIGSGSSFTVADIPGLIEGAAQGAGLGTRFLRHLARTRLLLHLVDIAGLYENRDLAADVRTVTEELAAYGHELTARERWLVINKADLFPEDEHTAVVASLRESLAWQGPLYLISAETGRGTDALCQAVMQHLQGNDEPH
- the proB gene encoding glutamate 5-kinase, with amino-acid sequence MSRTDPNRRSRWVIKVGSALVTDNGRGLDHERIGDWVRQIVAARAQGIDVVLVSSGSVAEGVRRLGWSRRPKALHQLQAAASVGQMGVVQAYETRFQRFDVRTGQILLTHEDLADRQRYLNARVTLRALLELGVVPVVNENDTIATDEIRFGDNDTLAALVTNLVEADQLVILTDQAGLFNADPRQDASARLIRHAAAEDEALERLCSDAPGVLGSGGMRTKVVAARRAARSGAMTRIASGREPDVLQRIAAGEAVGTCLEPSREPLVARKQWIAGQLQLRGRLWLDEGAVEVIRGYGRSLLPVGVTRAEGRFRRGEMVTCLDPTNREIARGLVNYDAAAVNHIAGQPTGRIESLLGYLAEPELIHRDNLVLTDPVPPGDD